TAGCTGAAGTTGACCACTGCCTAAAAGCTAGTATTTATCAACGCAAAGTATTCTTTTTTGAGAACTTGGGGTTTATTGAACCAACTTCAGCTCGCAAAATCAGTTATGAAGACGCCCTTATTTTTGAGCAAATTCACATAGATGTATATAAAGAGTTTGGTTTTGAAATCATGCTCATGCCTAAAAAAACGATTACAGAGCGCTGTGAATTTGTTCTTGAAACGTTAGGCATAAAAAAATAAATATCAATTTTATGAAAAAACCGCTTGACCCTATTGTTACTATATATCTTACCTTTGTTCTTAAGGAGGTAATACTATGACTCAATGGTTCGTAAAAGACTTAAGCAAATTAACTGGTGTTTCGGTGCAAACATTGCATCATTATGATCGCATTGGTTTACTTAAACCTTCATTACGACAGTCCAATGGGTATCGTATTTACTCCGAGAAGGATTTATTGAAATTACAACAGATTATTGCTTTAAAGTTTTTTGGTTTTGAGCTATCACAAATCAAAACCTTGCTCTCTGAAGAACGTCACGCGCTAAACCATTTTGAAGCCCAAGCTCAAGTGTTAGAACAAAAAGCATTGGCATGTACTTCCGGAGCTAAAACCTTAAGAAGCATTATAGACTCTGTTGATGTCAATCAATCCATTCCATGGGAAACCATTATACAACTGATTGAGGTATATAAAATGGCAGAGCATCTTGAACATGATTGGGTTAAGGAAATATTTACTCCTGATGAGCTCAAACAATACGTAGCATTTGAAAAGGAAATGAAAACAAATAACAAGGCTGAGTTTGAAAAACAATGGCATCAACTTTTAGATGAATTGAAACAAAGTATGAAACACGATCCTGATTCCACTATAGGTATCCAAACAGGGAAAAACTACATGGAATGGGTTAATAGCGTATACGGTAAAAAATATGCCCATCTGAGAACCAAAAAATGGGAAAAAGGATTTGGAGAAGGAAAAGGTCTTGATGAAATTGGTTTAACACCAGAGATTATGACATGGTTAGAGAAGGCTTTAGACGCTTATTGGAAGCATAGGCTTTATGGTATTCTTGAACAAGTAGGCAAAACGCCAGACTCCAACATATTAACGCTTTGGAATAAGGCATTAGATGATATGTATGGCGAAGAAACTTCACGAAAATATGCTGTTTGTGATATTGCTTTGAAGGATGAAAAGGTCAGTCCAGAAGCAAAGACTTGGCTCAAAAGTATCGTAGATGCTTACAACATGTAAAAAAATAGCTATAAATTTTGGATCGGTCTTGTTTTTACCGATCCAATCTCAACGGAATCCATTTTAGGTTCTTCTTTCCGTCTAGAAAACGGCTAATCTAAACATCCGACAATGTTAAAAATTTGTAAAAAAATACTGATTGAGAATAAATTTTACGGCATAGGGTATAATTAACTTACTTGTTTTTATTATGATCAATTGTATGTCTTATGCAAAAATGGCGGAATTACTTTTGCTGGATGTCATGTCTAAAGCACAAATTCCAGGAATTTCTATTGCCTTTATAAGCAGTGATGGAATCATATCTACTCAAGAAAAAGGGCTTACAGATGGTTGCGGCCTTTTTGCAATACCTGTTGATCCACTCAAA
This window of the Fluoribacter dumoffii NY 23 genome carries:
- a CDS encoding MerR family transcriptional regulator — encoded protein: MTQWFVKDLSKLTGVSVQTLHHYDRIGLLKPSLRQSNGYRIYSEKDLLKLQQIIALKFFGFELSQIKTLLSEERHALNHFEAQAQVLEQKALACTSGAKTLRSIIDSVDVNQSIPWETIIQLIEVYKMAEHLEHDWVKEIFTPDELKQYVAFEKEMKTNNKAEFEKQWHQLLDELKQSMKHDPDSTIGIQTGKNYMEWVNSVYGKKYAHLRTKKWEKGFGEGKGLDEIGLTPEIMTWLEKALDAYWKHRLYGILEQVGKTPDSNILTLWNKALDDMYGEETSRKYAVCDIALKDEKVSPEAKTWLKSIVDAYNM